A window of Trichoderma atroviride chromosome 3, complete sequence contains these coding sequences:
- a CDS encoding uncharacterized protein (EggNog:ENOG41), with the protein MTTEAQDEFDKLVANNAHRETVHPEDRDDVDSQHGSDLSEEEQYRNARIDEAMRMPTAATEFKLPPRVF; encoded by the coding sequence ATGACCACTGAAGCCCAAGACGAATTCGACAAGCTTGTCGCCAACAACGCCCATCGTGAAACTGTCCACCCTGAAGATCGTGACGACGTCGACTCCCAGCACGGATCCGATCTCTCTGAAGAAGAACAATACCGCAACGCCAGGATCGACGAGGCAATGAGAATGCCtaccgccgccaccgagTTCAAGCTGCCCCCCCGTGTCTTTTGA
- a CDS encoding uncharacterized protein (EggNog:ENOG41) produces the protein MLKDIDKYCFLGCLIEIGGPVIWQIMDWDRRRMMSLVTDAEYQEDPAQVVAHFKKHIKTLPLDTYKIHMSESGDLLRVSTDPKDDPWIVIWRFEMEHLQLEKPLSGVETVIRTELYELSRMAWGVDLVSYGTGEEAKRVVFKYALIVQDSWRFWTELNVWIRLSHHPNIVPIDKIVVDEIRGQIVGFTTPYIPGGSLEDDASRGFKLKWLKQLIQAVDDLNLRYGVIHDNIIPRHLLIDPDTDNLLLINFNFARQIAGPVYLLVFDISGQEMALVILTVYSIITGDKSLQNTHYTEKISKAAAVTELEEWVPAPGMMLDHPVSAYRSVLEEWTRQRRAVHIEARECIDWPEFPYEQTVWERDESGGFLCGGRYV, from the coding sequence ATGCTAAAGGATATCGACAAATACTGCTtccttggctgcttgatTGAGATTGGCGGACCAGTCATTTGGCAGATAATGGACTGGGATCGACGCCGGATGATGTCCCTCGTCACAGATGCAGAGTATCAAGAAGACCCAGCCCAAGTTGTTGCGCATTTCAAAAAGCACATCAAAACTCTCCCGCTCGACACCTATAAGATCCACATGTCTGAGAGCGGTGACCTACTTCGAGTTTCTACGGATCCAAAAGACGATCCGTGGATCGTTATCTGGCGGTTTGAGATggagcatctccagcttgaGAAGCCGTTGAGTGGTGTGGAAACTGTAATCCGAACTGAGCTGTATGAATTGTCTCGCATGGCCTGGGGCGTTGATCTTGTTTCATACGgcactggagaagaagcaaaaagagtcGTCTTCAAGTATGCGCTCATCGTTCAAGATTCTTGGCGGTTTTGGACAGAGTTGAATGTTTGGATACGGCTTTCCCACCATCCGAATATTGTTCCTATTGATAAAATTGTGGTCGACGAGATACGCGGTCAGATTGTTGGCTTTACAACGCCTTATATACCTGGTGGCtcgctggaagatgatgcgTCACGAGGATTCAAACTCAAGTGGCTCAAGCAGCTCATTCAGGCCGTGGATGATTTAAATCTGAGATATGGAGTCATTCATGACAATATTATTCCCCGACATCTTCTTATCGATCCCGACACAGATAACTTGCTACTAATAAACTTCAACTTCGCCCGCCAAATAGCTGGTCCTGTTTATCTACTTGTTTTCGACATCTCGGGACAAGAAATGGCACTGGTCATATTGACTGTTTACAGCATAATTACTGGCGACAAAAGCTTACAAAATACCCATTATACAGAGAAAATatccaaagctgctgctgttacgGAGCTTGAGGAATGGGTGCCAGCTCCGGGCATGATGCTCGATCACCCAGTGTCAGCTTATCGGTCAGTCCTTGAGGAGTGGACGAGGCAAAGGCGGGCCGTTCATATTGAAGCCCGTGAATGCATCGATTGGCCAGAGTTTCCGTATGAGCAGACGGTTTGGGAGAGGGACGAATCGGGGGGCTTCTTATGCGGTGGGCGGTACGTATGA
- a CDS encoding uncharacterized protein (EggNog:ENOG41), with translation MWREARRQELENESGQSVRARRTSPSTRIYGRMDEVDALGYLDAIEKVNRDTTVVVFVYDHESEVSSAIESVLMPLVKANPSAHFVKVHYEDIEFDNAAVPAILAYRNQGDLFANLTGIIEMMPDDEHFGPESLQKVLKKHGVLS, from the exons ATGTGGCGGGAAGCGCGGAGGCAAGAGCTTGAGAATGAATCCGGACAATCCGTCCGCGCCAGACGGACAAGCCCCAGCACCCGCATCTACGGCCGCATGGATGAGGTGGATGCCCTAGGCTATCTGGACGCCATTGAGAAGGTGAACAGAGACACTACTgttgttgtctttgtctATGATCACGAG AGCGAAGTCTCATCAGCCATCGAATCAGTGCTGATGCCCTTGGTCAAGGCAAACCCGTCGGCTCATTTCGTCAAGGTCCACTACGAAGACATTGAATTCGACAATGCTGCCGTGCCCGCTATCCTGGCCTACCGAAACCAGGGCGACCTGTTCGCCAACCTCACTGGCATTATTGAGATGATGCCAGATGACGAGCACTTTGGCCCCGAGTCCCTGCAAAAGGTGCTCAAGAAGCACGGCGTGCTatcatga